A genomic region of Pontibaca methylaminivorans contains the following coding sequences:
- a CDS encoding EI24 domain-containing protein, protein MIARAFLRALAQLGDRRFRRVFWLGIGITLAALFAAQVAVLWLVRWLVGSDASLPLIGPLPWLGDALGWSSLALMIVLSVFLMVPVASAVISFLLDDIAQAVEDRHYPALPPAPGVPITEEIRDALGFFGVLVAANLLALVVAGALFLVFPPAWAAVFWGVNGYLLGREYFTLVAMRRIGRAEARRLRAEHAALIWLAGLLMAIPLTIPVINLVVPILGAAVFTHIFHGLQGTRPGPGPDQ, encoded by the coding sequence ATGATCGCCCGCGCCTTTCTGCGGGCGCTCGCGCAGCTTGGCGACCGCCGGTTCCGCCGGGTGTTCTGGCTTGGCATCGGGATCACGCTCGCCGCCCTGTTCGCGGCGCAGGTCGCGGTGCTCTGGCTCGTGCGCTGGCTGGTCGGGAGTGATGCCAGCCTGCCGCTGATCGGACCTCTGCCATGGCTTGGCGATGCGCTCGGCTGGTCATCGCTTGCGCTCATGATCGTGCTTTCGGTGTTTCTCATGGTGCCGGTCGCCTCGGCGGTGATTTCGTTCCTGCTGGACGACATCGCGCAGGCGGTTGAGGACCGCCATTACCCGGCGCTGCCCCCGGCCCCCGGCGTGCCGATCACCGAGGAAATCCGCGACGCGCTCGGCTTTTTCGGAGTGCTCGTGGCGGCGAACCTGCTTGCGCTCGTCGTGGCCGGTGCGCTGTTCCTGGTGTTTCCGCCGGCCTGGGCGGCGGTGTTCTGGGGCGTGAACGGCTATCTGCTGGGGCGTGAATATTTCACGCTCGTCGCCATGCGCCGCATCGGGCGCGCCGAGGCCCGGCGCCTGCGGGCCGAACATGCCGCCCTGATCTGGCTCGCCGGGCTGCTCATGGCGATACCGCTGACGATACCGGTGATAAACCTCGTGGTGCCGATTCTCGGCGCGGCGGTGTTCACCCATATCTTCCACGGCCTGCAGGGCACGCGCCCGGGCCCGGGCCCGGATCAGTGA
- a CDS encoding DUF167 domain-containing protein: MARAKLRDVPDLSDLARPGAEIAVRVTPGARQAAVTREGGLVRIAVTVPPADGAANAAVLRLLAQAMGVAPSCLEIRRGHRGRDKVISYSG, from the coding sequence ATGGCACGGGCAAAACTGCGGGATGTTCCCGACCTTTCCGATCTGGCGCGGCCGGGCGCCGAGATCGCCGTTCGCGTGACACCGGGCGCGCGGCAGGCCGCGGTCACGCGCGAGGGCGGCCTTGTGCGCATAGCGGTGACGGTTCCGCCGGCGGACGGGGCGGCGAATGCGGCGGTGCTGCGCCTGCTGGCGCAGGCCATGGGGGTTGCCCCCTCCTGCCTTGAAATCCGGCGCGGGCACCGGGGACGCGACAAGGTGATTTCATACTCGGGATGA
- a CDS encoding response regulator — MDDSNACAVNLTAAPGQLPLLGLTVLVVEDSRFASDAMRMLCLRSGARIRRADRLAAARRHLKTYRPSVLVVDLGLPDGSGLDLIAEAAAAVPRIRVILGTSGDPAAEAAVMAAGADGFLPKPVTSLHRFQEAILAHAAPGRVAAAAPDRTHIDNPVEPDPLAYLDDMLQAAEILCESTDEVMLDYVAQFLAGVARIADDAALAEAASELARIRASGGPAASGTARVAGLVQERLRDRGSML; from the coding sequence ATGGATGATTCGAATGCCTGTGCCGTCAACCTGACCGCCGCCCCCGGCCAGCTGCCGCTGCTGGGGCTGACCGTTCTCGTGGTCGAGGACAGCCGTTTTGCCAGCGACGCCATGCGGATGCTCTGCCTGCGCAGCGGCGCCAGAATCCGCCGTGCGGACCGCCTTGCGGCGGCGCGGCGCCACCTCAAGACCTATCGCCCCTCGGTTCTGGTGGTCGATCTCGGCCTGCCGGACGGCTCGGGGCTCGACCTGATCGCCGAGGCGGCGGCGGCCGTGCCGCGCATCCGGGTGATTCTCGGCACATCCGGCGATCCCGCCGCCGAGGCCGCCGTCATGGCCGCCGGCGCGGACGGGTTCCTGCCGAAACCCGTCACCTCCCTGCACCGCTTCCAGGAGGCGATCCTTGCCCATGCCGCGCCCGGGCGGGTGGCGGCCGCCGCACCGGACCGGACGCATATCGACAATCCGGTGGAGCCCGATCCGCTCGCCTATCTCGACGACATGCTGCAGGCGGCCGAGATCCTGTGCGAGAGCACCGACGAGGTGATGCTTGACTACGTGGCGCAGTTCCTTGCCGGCGTGGCGCGCATTGCCGATGACGCGGCGCTGGCCGAGGCGGCGAGTGAACTCGCCCGCATCCGCGCAAGCGGCGGGCCGGCGGCCTCGGGAACGGCGCGGGTCGCCGGGCTGGTGCAGGAGCGCCTGCGCGACCGCGGATCGATGCTGTGA
- a CDS encoding phage holin family protein: MLFRSVERKVAQAARRSALGAVAAIAFLVGLAFLTAAAWIAMAEAASTLAAALLIGFAYLALGAILIAAASAMGSRHHTPHVPEHDRPPSYAPPSGMPPLAQAFLYGMEAGSAAKRRERRR, translated from the coding sequence ATGTTGTTCCGCTCCGTCGAACGAAAGGTGGCGCAGGCGGCACGCCGCTCGGCCCTCGGGGCCGTGGCGGCGATTGCCTTTCTGGTCGGTCTTGCCTTTCTGACCGCGGCCGCATGGATCGCCATGGCCGAGGCGGCAAGCACGCTGGCGGCGGCCCTGCTGATCGGCTTTGCCTATCTCGCGCTCGGGGCGATTCTGATCGCGGCGGCAAGCGCGATGGGATCGCGTCATCACACGCCCCATGTGCCGGAACACGACAGGCCGCCGTCCTATGCGCCCCCGTCCGGTATGCCGCCGCTCGCGCAGGCGTTTCTTTACGGGATGGAGGCCGGCTCCGCGGCCAAGCGGCGTGAGCGCCGGCGCTGA
- a CDS encoding RNA polymerase sigma factor, which yields MSSPSPKDELVEHIPALRAFAISLSHNRATADDMVQDTLVKAWTNIDDKFRPGTNLRAWLFTILRNTYYSNRRKMKREVADVDGVFTERLAVKPSHDGNLQMSDFRAAFAQLPDEQREALVLVGALGFSYEEAAGMCEVAVGTVKSRANRGRARLVQLLDLNEDESMELTDEATMAVITSNGPSSL from the coding sequence ATGAGCAGTCCCAGTCCGAAGGATGAACTCGTCGAGCATATTCCCGCCCTGCGAGCCTTTGCCATCAGCCTCAGCCACAACCGTGCCACCGCCGACGACATGGTGCAGGACACCCTGGTGAAGGCGTGGACCAACATCGACGACAAGTTCCGCCCCGGCACCAACCTGCGGGCGTGGCTTTTCACCATCCTGCGCAACACCTACTATTCGAACCGCCGCAAGATGAAGCGCGAGGTGGCGGATGTGGACGGCGTGTTCACCGAACGTCTTGCCGTGAAGCCGTCGCATGATGGAAACCTGCAGATGTCGGATTTCCGCGCGGCCTTTGCCCAGCTTCCCGACGAGCAGCGCGAAGCGCTGGTTCTGGTCGGGGCGCTCGGATTTTCCTATGAGGAAGCCGCCGGCATGTGTGAGGTCGCGGTCGGAACCGTCAAGAGCCGGGCCAACCGGGGCCGGGCGCGTCTGGTGCAGCTTCTTGACCTGAACGAAGACGAATCCATGGAGCTGACCGATGAGGCGACCATGGCGGTGATCACGTCAAATGGCCCGTCGTCTCTATGA
- a CDS encoding M48 family metalloprotease, which yields MRLTGVLAAMVAVLALAGCDIDMATAPPVPAPGSAAQPRLPTPEQAARNFSTVVERVRPVAEQECRRRSPDLNCNFVIRVDPDPRQPPNAYQSRATDGRPVLTFTVAMVGDVANEDELAFVMGHEAAHHISHHLDRQQVNASLGAEIFGGLASLTGGGSQAVETAARLGAGIGARSYSKDFELEADRLGTIITWRAGYDPLVGAEYFSRISDPGDRFLGTHPPNSARVDIVRRTVADLRR from the coding sequence ATGCGCTTGACAGGAGTGCTCGCGGCCATGGTCGCGGTTCTCGCTCTCGCGGGCTGCGATATCGACATGGCGACCGCGCCGCCCGTGCCGGCGCCGGGAAGTGCCGCGCAGCCCCGGCTTCCGACGCCCGAACAGGCGGCACGGAACTTTTCGACCGTGGTCGAGCGCGTGCGCCCCGTGGCCGAACAGGAATGCCGGCGCCGGTCGCCCGATCTGAACTGCAACTTCGTCATCCGGGTCGATCCCGATCCGCGCCAGCCCCCGAACGCCTATCAGAGCCGCGCCACCGATGGCCGCCCGGTGCTGACCTTTACCGTCGCCATGGTCGGGGATGTGGCGAACGAGGACGAGCTTGCCTTCGTCATGGGGCACGAGGCGGCGCATCATATTTCGCACCACCTTGACCGCCAGCAGGTGAATGCCTCGCTCGGGGCCGAGATTTTCGGCGGGCTCGCGAGCCTGACCGGAGGCGGTTCGCAGGCGGTCGAGACGGCGGCACGGCTGGGCGCCGGTATCGGCGCGCGGAGCTATTCCAAGGATTTCGAGCTGGAGGCCGACCGGCTCGGCACCATCATCACCTGGCGCGCCGGTTATGATCCGCTGGTCGGCGCCGAATATTTCAGCCGCATCAGCGATCCGGGCGACCGGTTCCTCGGCACCCATCCGCCCAACAGCGCGAGGGTGGACATCGTGCGCCGCACCGTGGCCGACCTCAGACGCTGA
- a CDS encoding response regulator, whose product MKNDARGGDLATELGRHLPYLRRYGRALTGSQESGDAYAAATLEAILEDPTVFGSEAAVKVSLFRIFHGIWVTTGAPSGETGENPIELRAQAHLARLTRNTREALLLHTIEDFSHDDTARIMQISPEEAEYLVDRARKEMSDAVSGRIMIIEDEAIIAMDLEALVADMGHEVVGIARTHTSAVKLGSAERPDLILADIQLADNSSGIEAVQELLKTLGDVPVIFITAFPERLLTGERPEPAFLISKPYSEDQVRSAVSQAMFFSSTETLKT is encoded by the coding sequence ATGAAGAATGATGCACGGGGTGGCGATCTTGCGACAGAATTGGGGCGACATCTGCCCTATCTGCGCCGGTATGGCCGGGCCCTGACCGGAAGTCAGGAATCGGGCGATGCCTATGCCGCCGCGACGCTCGAGGCGATTCTCGAGGATCCGACCGTGTTCGGAAGCGAAGCCGCCGTGAAGGTCTCGCTGTTCAGGATTTTCCACGGAATCTGGGTAACCACCGGCGCCCCGAGCGGCGAGACGGGCGAAAACCCGATCGAACTGCGGGCGCAGGCGCATCTGGCGCGGCTGACAAGGAACACCCGCGAGGCGCTGCTGCTTCACACGATCGAGGATTTCAGCCACGACGATACCGCGCGGATCATGCAGATCAGCCCCGAAGAGGCCGAATACCTGGTCGATCGCGCCCGCAAGGAAATGAGCGATGCGGTGTCCGGCCGCATCATGATCATCGAGGACGAGGCGATCATCGCCATGGACCTCGAAGCGCTCGTTGCCGACATGGGGCACGAGGTGGTCGGGATCGCCCGCACCCACACCAGCGCGGTCAAGCTGGGCAGCGCCGAGCGGCCCGACCTGATCCTTGCGGATATTCAGCTTGCGGACAATTCCTCGGGCATCGAGGCGGTGCAGGAACTGCTGAAGACCCTGGGCGACGTGCCCGTCATCTTCATCACCGCCTTTCCCGAGCGGCTCCTGACGGGGGAGCGGCCGGAACCGGCCTTCCTGATCTCCAAACCCTACAGCGAGGACCAGGTGCGCTCGGCGGTAAGCCAGGCGATGTTCTTTTCCTCGACCGAGACGCTCAAGACCTGA
- the mce gene encoding methylmalonyl-CoA epimerase produces MIGRLNHVAIAVPDLDAACARYRDALGANVGAPQEEPDHGVTAVFIELPNTKIELLHPLGENSPIAGFLEKNPSGGMHHVCYEVEDILAARDQLKAAGARVLGSGEPKIGAHGKPVLFLHPKDFNGCLIELEQA; encoded by the coding sequence ATGATCGGTCGCCTGAACCACGTCGCCATCGCCGTGCCCGACCTCGACGCCGCCTGCGCCCGCTATCGGGATGCGCTGGGCGCAAATGTCGGTGCGCCGCAGGAAGAGCCCGATCATGGCGTGACGGCGGTTTTCATCGAACTGCCGAATACCAAGATCGAGCTTCTGCATCCTCTGGGTGAAAACAGCCCGATTGCCGGATTCCTGGAAAAGAACCCGTCGGGCGGGATGCACCATGTCTGTTACGAGGTCGAGGACATCCTCGCCGCGCGCGACCAGCTCAAGGCCGCCGGGGCGCGTGTGCTCGGCAGCGGCGAGCCGAAGATCGGCGCCCATGGAAAGCCGGTGCTGTTCCTTCATCCGAAGGATTTCAACGGCTGCCTGATCGAACTGGAACAAGCCTGA
- a CDS encoding GNAT family N-acetyltransferase: MIGARAYDPAARLPDWRPPPRPAHGVLEGAHVRLEPLSAGAHAGALFRAWRGHDNLWTYMGYGPFATEEDYRGWTEAMSSRDDPLFFALRIVGGDEDGGGGGAIAGIASYLRIKPEAGSIEIGHLCFAPPLQRTPAATEALSMMMREAFAAGYRRCEWKCDALNIASRRAAQRLGFSHEGVFRQAMVVKGRNRDTAWFSVIDSEWPALAAAHRHWLDPANFDRGRQREALSGLTAPLLAARDPALS; the protein is encoded by the coding sequence ATGATCGGGGCTCGCGCATATGATCCGGCCGCAAGGCTGCCCGACTGGCGCCCGCCGCCGCGCCCGGCGCACGGGGTGCTGGAGGGCGCCCATGTGCGGCTCGAGCCCCTCTCGGCCGGGGCGCATGCCGGGGCGCTGTTCCGCGCCTGGCGCGGGCATGACAACCTCTGGACCTACATGGGCTATGGCCCGTTCGCGACCGAAGAGGATTATCGCGGCTGGACCGAAGCCATGAGCAGTCGCGATGATCCGCTGTTCTTTGCCCTGCGCATCGTTGGGGGCGACGAAGACGGTGGCGGCGGGGGCGCGATCGCGGGAATCGCGAGCTATCTGCGGATCAAGCCCGAGGCCGGCTCGATCGAGATCGGGCATCTCTGCTTTGCGCCGCCGCTGCAGCGCACGCCCGCCGCGACCGAGGCGCTTTCCATGATGATGCGAGAGGCGTTCGCCGCGGGCTACCGGCGCTGCGAATGGAAATGCGATGCGCTGAACATCGCCTCGCGCCGGGCGGCGCAGCGGCTCGGGTTCAGTCATGAGGGCGTGTTCCGGCAGGCCATGGTGGTCAAGGGCCGCAATCGCGACACCGCGTGGTTCTCGGTGATCGACAGCGAATGGCCGGCGCTTGCCGCCGCGCACCGGCACTGGCTCGACCCCGCGAATTTCGATCGCGGACGCCAGCGCGAGGCCCTTTCCGGGCTGACGGCGCCCCTGCTTGCGGCGCGCGATCCCGCCCTGTCCTGA
- a CDS encoding nitroreductase family protein gives MTSSDPGNGPARTTALNPEALEFLLTRRSRPVRSLSLPVPDRAALEMILTAAVRSPDHGMLVPWRFIVLQGGALPRLARAVQDRGESLGLDPGRIDKGRRQFDEGNLAVAVIEVQRDSEKIPPVEQTRSASAVCLSLLNAALAAGWGANWLTGWAAHDADFGRDALGLAPNESIAGFIHIGTAGSVPPERSRPDISEITRWVDE, from the coding sequence ATGACATCCAGTGATCCCGGCAACGGCCCGGCCCGCACCACCGCCCTCAATCCGGAGGCGTTGGAGTTCCTCCTGACCCGGCGGTCGCGTCCGGTGCGAAGCCTGTCGCTGCCGGTGCCGGACCGCGCCGCGCTCGAAATGATCCTGACCGCCGCCGTGCGCAGCCCCGATCACGGCATGCTGGTTCCCTGGCGTTTCATCGTGCTGCAGGGCGGCGCCCTTCCCCGGCTTGCCCGTGCGGTGCAGGACCGCGGCGAATCGCTCGGGCTCGACCCGGGCCGGATCGACAAGGGCCGGCGCCAGTTCGACGAGGGCAATCTTGCGGTGGCGGTGATCGAGGTCCAGCGCGACTCGGAAAAGATTCCCCCGGTCGAACAGACCCGCTCCGCCTCGGCGGTGTGTCTGTCACTGCTGAACGCGGCGCTTGCGGCGGGCTGGGGCGCGAACTGGCTGACCGGCTGGGCGGCCCATGACGCCGATTTCGGGCGCGACGCGCTCGGCCTTGCGCCGAACGAAAGCATCGCCGGCTTCATCCATATCGGCACCGCGGGAAGCGTGCCGCCCGAGCGTTCCCGACCCGATATTTCCGAAATCACCCGCTGGGTCGATGAATGA
- a CDS encoding PLD nuclease N-terminal domain-containing protein: MVNTGGYAGITGLVILALDIWAIVSIIGSSASTGAKVLWTLLVIVLPLVGFIIWLLAGPRSSGRAG, from the coding sequence ATGGTGAACACAGGCGGATACGCAGGAATAACCGGGCTCGTCATTCTGGCGCTCGACATCTGGGCAATCGTTTCGATCATCGGCTCGAGCGCATCGACGGGGGCCAAGGTGCTCTGGACGTTGCTGGTGATCGTCCTGCCGCTGGTCGGCTTCATAATATGGCTGCTGGCCGGGCCGCGTTCCTCGGGGCGCGCGGGCTAG
- a CDS encoding PRC-barrel domain-containing protein, whose translation MKTFLTTTAMIALLTGPVLAQSEVDTTSPATAESASEAEAGMNDPDQALGLAGVRGSKLIGHKVYAREGGFSDEDAATLSARDDLTEAPDDWQELGDIDDLLITAEGHVDGVVIDVGGFFDLGDHDVRVAMEDLSLVRDSDSEDDFFVVYRADPAPLSESRKVDWDQVFSENGRTEEGLQEADIADYEASDIEGAPVYGPDEDKIGDVKDLVLDEEGGIKTVVVDVGGFLGIGAKPVALDIDQIRLMTSVEDQNDNTPRLYVDMTRDQLEELPEYQE comes from the coding sequence GTGAAGACATTTCTGACCACGACCGCGATGATTGCCTTGCTGACGGGCCCCGTCCTGGCCCAGAGCGAGGTCGACACCACCAGCCCGGCGACCGCCGAATCCGCGAGCGAGGCCGAGGCCGGCATGAACGACCCGGATCAGGCGCTGGGCCTCGCGGGCGTTCGCGGCAGCAAGCTGATCGGTCACAAGGTCTATGCCCGTGAAGGCGGGTTTTCCGACGAGGACGCCGCCACGCTCAGCGCCCGGGACGATCTGACCGAGGCGCCGGACGACTGGCAGGAACTGGGCGATATCGACGACCTTCTGATCACCGCGGAAGGGCACGTCGACGGAGTCGTGATCGACGTCGGCGGGTTTTTCGACCTTGGCGATCATGACGTTCGCGTGGCCATGGAGGATCTGAGCCTTGTGCGCGACAGCGACAGCGAGGACGATTTCTTCGTCGTCTATCGCGCCGATCCGGCACCGCTGTCCGAAAGCAGGAAGGTCGACTGGGATCAGGTCTTCAGCGAGAACGGCCGGACCGAAGAGGGGCTCCAGGAGGCTGACATCGCTGATTACGAGGCCAGCGACATCGAGGGCGCGCCGGTCTATGGCCCCGACGAGGACAAGATAGGCGATGTGAAGGATCTCGTTCTGGACGAGGAGGGCGGCATCAAGACGGTGGTCGTGGATGTCGGCGGATTCCTCGGCATCGGTGCCAAGCCGGTGGCGCTCGACATTGACCAGATCCGCCTGATGACGAGCGTCGAGGACCAGAACGACAACACGCCGCGCCTTTATGTGGACATGACCAGGGATCAGCTCGAGGAACTGCCCGAATACCAGGAATAA
- a CDS encoding NepR family anti-sigma factor, producing the protein MPCIVEFPWISWPSREYTATGKVAATVAAIKAEEMATRKKSSNKMQIDENLRRAYQDVLDDEIPERFRELLAQLRAQDHDRRADRDGDGDRK; encoded by the coding sequence GTGCCCTGTATCGTTGAGTTCCCGTGGATTTCGTGGCCTTCACGTGAATATACAGCCACTGGCAAGGTGGCGGCAACCGTGGCGGCAATCAAGGCGGAAGAGATGGCAACCAGAAAAAAGAGCAGCAACAAGATGCAGATCGATGAAAATCTGAGACGAGCCTATCAGGATGTGCTCGACGACGAGATTCCCGAACGCTTCAGGGAGCTCCTGGCACAGTTGCGGGCACAGGACCATGACCGCCGGGCAGATCGGGACGGGGATGGCGACCGCAAATGA
- a CDS encoding DUF1467 family protein: protein MSLAAAVVMLVMIWSLVFFILLPLRLQTQGESGKVEEGTHSSAPEVHHLKKKALITTAVALVIWGIVVAVILLDVFAISDFDIFHRMGPTGGFH from the coding sequence ATGAGCCTTGCAGCCGCCGTGGTCATGCTGGTCATGATCTGGTCCCTGGTCTTTTTCATCCTCCTCCCGCTTCGGCTGCAGACGCAGGGCGAAAGCGGAAAGGTCGAGGAAGGCACCCATTCCAGCGCCCCCGAGGTGCACCATCTGAAGAAAAAGGCGCTGATCACCACCGCCGTCGCGCTGGTGATATGGGGAATCGTCGTCGCGGTGATCCTGCTCGACGTCTTTGCGATCAGCGATTTCGACATCTTCCACCGCATGGGGCCGACCGGCGGTTTTCACTGA
- a CDS encoding DUF883 family protein, with product MARSETSTSDSPSSEELAKQLEELRSDMNKLTKTMGELGRASGARLSDAARENLDRAEQLAHSGMEAARARAHQLEHQASDFVAQQPAMALGIAAGLGFLVGLMTSRR from the coding sequence ATGGCCCGTAGCGAAACCTCGACCTCCGACAGCCCGAGTTCGGAAGAACTCGCCAAGCAGTTGGAAGAGCTGCGCTCCGACATGAACAAGCTCACCAAGACCATGGGAGAGCTTGGCCGTGCCAGCGGTGCCCGGCTGAGCGACGCGGCGCGCGAGAACCTCGACCGTGCCGAGCAGCTTGCCCATAGCGGGATGGAGGCGGCCCGCGCCCGCGCCCATCAGCTCGAGCATCAGGCCAGCGACTTCGTTGCCCAGCAGCCGGCAATGGCGCTGGGCATCGCTGCGGGGCTCGGGTTCCTGGTCGGCCTGATGACGTCGCGTCGCTGA
- the rimO gene encoding 30S ribosomal protein S12 methylthiotransferase RimO: MSMNPAAERPDLAPRPKSLRTGRPGQPRIGMVSLGCPKALVDSERILTRLRAEGYGISSDYGGADAVIVNTCGFLDSAKAESLDAIGEALAENGRVIVTGCLGAEPDYIRAHHPRILAVTGPHQYEQVLDAVHAVVPPDPDPFIDLLPAAGVRLTPRHYSYLKISEGCNHKCRFCIIPAMRGPLASRPERAVLREAEKLVESGVRELLVISQDTSAYGTDRKDRDEKFPILALARDLSTMGAWVRLHYVYPYPFVRDLVPLMADPDNGLLPYLDIPFQHAHPDTLRRMARPAAAARTLDEIAAWRAICPEITLRSTFIVGYPGETEEEFQTLLDWLSEAQLDRVGCFRYENVAGARSNALPGQVPEEVKQERWERFMTRARAISEARLAARVGRSLEVIVDAVDSEGATCRTMADAPEIDGNLFIDEGFEHLVPGDIVRVTVDEAGDYDLWGRLTA, from the coding sequence ATGAGCATGAACCCCGCCGCCGAGCGCCCGGACCTTGCGCCGAGGCCGAAATCCCTCCGCACCGGGCGCCCGGGCCAGCCGAGGATCGGCATGGTCTCGCTCGGCTGCCCCAAGGCGCTGGTGGACAGCGAACGCATCCTGACCCGGCTGCGGGCCGAGGGCTACGGCATCTCGTCAGACTACGGCGGCGCCGACGCGGTGATCGTGAACACCTGCGGTTTTCTCGACAGCGCCAAGGCCGAATCGCTCGACGCGATCGGCGAGGCGCTGGCCGAGAACGGGCGCGTGATCGTGACCGGCTGCCTGGGCGCGGAGCCGGATTACATCCGCGCGCATCACCCGCGCATCCTCGCCGTGACGGGGCCGCATCAATACGAACAGGTGCTGGACGCGGTTCACGCCGTGGTGCCGCCGGACCCCGACCCCTTCATCGACCTTCTGCCGGCGGCCGGAGTCAGGCTCACGCCGCGCCATTACAGCTATCTGAAGATTTCCGAAGGCTGCAATCACAAGTGCCGCTTCTGCATCATTCCCGCAATGCGCGGCCCGCTTGCGAGCCGCCCGGAACGCGCCGTGCTGCGCGAGGCCGAAAAGCTGGTCGAAAGCGGCGTGCGCGAATTGCTGGTGATCTCGCAGGATACCTCGGCCTATGGCACCGACCGCAAGGATCGCGACGAGAAATTCCCCATTCTTGCGCTGGCCCGCGATCTTAGCACAATGGGGGCATGGGTGCGGCTTCATTATGTCTATCCCTACCCGTTCGTGCGCGATCTCGTGCCGCTGATGGCAGATCCAGACAACGGGCTGCTTCCTTATCTCGACATTCCGTTCCAGCACGCGCATCCCGACACGTTGCGGCGCATGGCGCGGCCGGCGGCGGCGGCACGCACGCTCGATGAAATCGCCGCTTGGCGCGCGATCTGCCCCGAGATCACCCTGCGCAGCACCTTCATCGTCGGCTATCCGGGCGAAACCGAAGAAGAGTTCCAGACCCTGCTCGACTGGCTTTCCGAGGCGCAGCTCGACCGCGTGGGTTGTTTCCGCTATGAAAACGTCGCCGGCGCGCGCTCGAACGCGCTGCCCGGGCAGGTGCCGGAAGAGGTCAAGCAGGAGCGCTGGGAACGGTTCATGACCCGCGCCCGGGCGATCTCCGAAGCGCGGCTTGCCGCGCGGGTCGGGCGCAGCCTCGAGGTGATCGTCGATGCGGTGGACAGCGAGGGAGCGACCTGCCGCACCATGGCCGATGCCCCGGAGATCGACGGCAATCTGTTCATCGACGAGGGCTTCGAGCACCTTGTCCCCGGCGACATCGTCCGGGTGACGGTGGACGAAGCCGGCGATTACGATCTCTGGGGCCGGTTGACCGCCTGA